In Serratia sp. FDAARGOS_506, a genomic segment contains:
- the ibaG gene encoding BolA family iron metabolism protein IbaG: METNEIKDVLMQALALDEVHVTGDGSHFQAIVVGELFAGMSRVKKQQTVYAPLMEYIADNRIHALSIKAYTPEEWQRDRKLNGF; this comes from the coding sequence ATGGAAACCAACGAGATTAAAGACGTGCTGATGCAGGCATTGGCACTGGATGAAGTACATGTGACGGGAGACGGCAGCCATTTCCAGGCGATCGTGGTCGGTGAACTGTTCGCCGGCATGAGCCGCGTCAAAAAACAGCAGACGGTTTATGCGCCGCTGATGGAATACATTGCGGACAACCGCATTCATGCCTTGTCTATCAAGGCTTACACCCCTGAAGAGTGGCAGCGAGACCGCAAACTCAACGGATTTTAA
- the mlaB gene encoding lipid asymmetry maintenance protein MlaB → MSAALSFESEQQTLILRGELDRETLQPLWRQRDALIADKTAIDVAQLQRVDSAGLALLLHLQEQQRERGVALKIFGATERLKTLIALYNLQAIMPVDTAG, encoded by the coding sequence ATGTCGGCAGCGCTCAGCTTCGAATCAGAGCAGCAGACGCTGATCCTGCGCGGTGAACTGGATCGGGAAACGCTGCAGCCGTTGTGGCGGCAGCGCGACGCGCTGATAGCGGACAAAACCGCGATCGACGTGGCGCAACTGCAGCGTGTGGACTCCGCCGGGCTGGCACTGTTGCTGCATCTGCAGGAACAGCAGCGCGAGCGCGGCGTGGCGCTAAAAATTTTCGGCGCCACCGAGCGCCTGAAAACGCTGATCGCGCTCTACAACCTGCAGGCGATAATGCCTGTCGATACCGCCGGTTAG
- the mlaC gene encoding phospholipid-binding protein MlaC: protein MFKRLLMVALLVVAPLASAADQTNPYSMMQDAAQKTFSRLKNEQPKIKQDPNYLRSIVHQELMPFVQVKYAGALVLGRYYKDATPAQREAYFTAFQAYLEQAYGQALAMYHGQTYQIAPEQPLGNADIVAIRVTIIDNGGRPPVRLDFQWRKNSKTGYWQAYDMIAEGVSMITTKQNEWASTLRTQGIDGLTKQLQAAAAQPITLDKKN from the coding sequence ATGTTTAAACGTTTACTGATGGTGGCTCTGCTGGTGGTTGCACCGCTGGCGAGCGCGGCCGACCAAACCAATCCTTACAGCATGATGCAAGACGCGGCGCAGAAGACCTTCAGCCGTTTGAAGAACGAACAGCCGAAGATCAAGCAGGACCCGAACTACCTGCGCTCCATCGTGCATCAGGAACTGATGCCGTTCGTGCAGGTGAAATACGCCGGTGCGCTGGTGCTGGGCCGTTACTACAAAGACGCGACGCCTGCGCAGCGCGAAGCCTACTTCACCGCCTTCCAGGCTTACCTGGAGCAGGCTTACGGCCAGGCGCTGGCGATGTACCACGGCCAGACTTATCAGATCGCGCCTGAGCAGCCGCTGGGCAATGCCGACATCGTGGCCATTCGCGTCACCATCATCGACAACGGCGGCCGCCCGCCGGTGCGTCTGGATTTCCAATGGCGCAAGAACAGCAAAACCGGCTACTGGCAGGCATATGACATGATCGCCGAAGGCGTCAGCATGATCACCACCAAGCAGAACGAATGGGCGTCCACGCTGCGTACTCAGGGCATCGACGGCCTGACCAAACAGCTGCAGGCCGCCGCCGCGCAACCTATCACGCTGGACAAGAAAAACTGA
- the mlaD gene encoding outer membrane lipid asymmetry maintenance protein MlaD: MQTKKSEIWVGAFMLIALCAIVFICLQVANLKSIGSEPTYRVYATFDNIGGLKPRSPVKIGGVVIGRVADIELDPKTYTPRVALDIQKKYDQIPDTSSLAIRTSGLLGEQYLALNVGFEDPDMGTTILKDGGTIQDTKSAMVLEDLIGQFLYKSGGQDSAKPGDAAAEPAAGAAPQPAVPNH, from the coding sequence ATGCAAACGAAGAAGAGTGAAATCTGGGTTGGGGCATTTATGCTGATCGCGCTGTGCGCCATCGTGTTTATCTGCCTGCAGGTGGCAAACCTGAAATCGATCGGCAGCGAGCCGACCTACCGCGTTTACGCAACGTTCGACAACATCGGCGGCCTGAAACCGCGTTCGCCGGTGAAGATCGGTGGCGTGGTGATCGGCCGCGTGGCGGACATCGAGCTCGATCCGAAAACCTACACGCCGCGCGTGGCGCTGGATATCCAGAAAAAGTACGACCAAATCCCGGATACCAGTTCCTTGGCGATCCGCACTTCCGGCCTGCTGGGCGAGCAATATCTGGCGCTTAACGTGGGCTTCGAAGATCCTGATATGGGTACCACCATTCTGAAAGACGGCGGCACCATTCAGGACACCAAATCAGCCATGGTTCTGGAAGACCTGATCGGCCAGTTCCTGTATAAAAGCGGCGGTCAGGATAGCGCCAAACCGGGAGACGCGGCCGCTGAGCCGGCTGCCGGCGCCGCACCGCAACCCGCTGTTCCAAATCATTAA
- the mlaE gene encoding lipid asymmetry maintenance ABC transporter permease subunit MlaE, with protein MLLRALASLGRSGINTSASFGRAGLMLFNALIGRPEPGKQWPLLLKQLYSVGVQSLLIIMVSGLFIGMVLGLQGYIVLTTYSAEASLGMMVALSLLRELGPVVTALLFAGRAGSALTAEIGLMKATEQISSLEMMAVDPLRRIVAPRFWAGLISMPLLTIIFVAIGIWGGSVVGVDWKGIDSGFFWSAMQGAVEWKKDLLNCVIKSVVFAITVTWIAIFNGYDAVPTSEGISRATTRTVVHSSLAVLGLDFVLTALMFGN; from the coding sequence ATGTTATTAAGAGCGTTAGCGTCGTTGGGGCGCAGTGGCATCAACACCAGCGCCAGCTTCGGCCGCGCCGGGTTGATGCTGTTCAACGCGTTGATTGGCCGGCCGGAACCCGGCAAGCAGTGGCCGCTGTTGTTGAAACAGCTCTACAGCGTTGGCGTGCAGTCGCTGCTGATCATCATGGTCTCCGGGCTGTTCATCGGCATGGTGCTGGGCCTGCAGGGCTATATCGTGCTCACTACCTACAGCGCCGAGGCCAGCCTCGGCATGATGGTGGCGCTGTCGCTGCTGCGCGAGCTGGGGCCGGTGGTAACGGCGCTGCTGTTCGCCGGCCGCGCCGGTTCCGCGCTTACGGCGGAAATCGGCCTGATGAAGGCGACGGAACAGATCTCCAGTCTGGAAATGATGGCGGTCGATCCGCTGCGGCGCATCGTGGCGCCGCGCTTCTGGGCCGGGCTGATCAGCATGCCGCTGTTGACCATCATCTTCGTGGCGATCGGCATTTGGGGCGGCTCGGTGGTCGGCGTGGACTGGAAGGGCATCGACAGCGGCTTCTTCTGGTCGGCGATGCAGGGCGCCGTGGAGTGGAAAAAAGATCTGCTCAACTGCGTGATCAAAAGCGTGGTATTCGCCATTACCGTAACCTGGATTGCCATTTTCAACGGGTACGACGCTGTGCCTACCTCTGAAGGGATTAGCCGGGCGACGACGCGTACCGTGGTGCATTCGTCACTGGCGGTGTTGGGATTGGATTTCGTGCTGACAGCACTGATGTTTGGGAATTGA
- the mlaF gene encoding phospholipid ABC transporter ATP-binding protein MlaF, translating to MLQKADNLVEVRDMSFSRGDRRIFEDINLTVPRGKVTAIMGPSGIGKTTLLRLIGGQLTPDSGEIWFDGDNIPALSRRQLYDARKKMSMLFQSGALFTDLTVFENVAYPLREHSNLPEPLLRSTVLMKLEAVGLRGAAQLMPNELSGGMARRAALARAIALDPEMIMFDEPFVGQDPITMGVLVKLIDELNHALGITCIVVSHDVPEVLSIADYAYIVADHRVIAEGTTQQLQNNPDARVRQFLDGIADGPVPFRYPAGDYQTELLGLGSK from the coding sequence ATGCTCCAGAAGGCAGATAATTTGGTCGAAGTGCGCGACATGAGCTTCTCGCGCGGCGACCGACGGATATTTGAAGACATCAACCTGACGGTGCCCCGCGGTAAGGTCACGGCGATCATGGGGCCATCGGGCATTGGCAAAACCACGCTGCTGCGCCTGATTGGCGGCCAGCTGACGCCGGACAGCGGGGAGATTTGGTTCGACGGCGACAACATTCCCGCGTTGTCCCGCCGTCAGTTATACGACGCGCGCAAAAAGATGAGCATGCTGTTCCAGTCGGGCGCGCTGTTCACCGATTTGACCGTATTCGAAAACGTGGCCTATCCGCTGCGCGAGCACAGCAACCTGCCGGAGCCTTTATTGCGCAGCACGGTGCTGATGAAGCTGGAAGCGGTAGGGCTGCGCGGGGCGGCCCAACTGATGCCCAATGAACTTTCCGGCGGCATGGCGCGCCGGGCGGCATTGGCGCGCGCGATTGCGCTGGACCCGGAGATGATCATGTTCGACGAACCCTTCGTCGGCCAGGATCCGATCACCATGGGAGTGCTGGTCAAGCTGATCGATGAGCTGAACCATGCGCTGGGTATTACCTGCATTGTGGTGTCGCACGACGTACCGGAGGTGCTGAGCATCGCCGATTACGCTTACATCGTGGCCGATCACCGGGTGATCGCCGAAGGCACCACACAGCAATTGCAGAACAATCCTGATGCGCGCGTGCGCCAGTTCCTGGATGGTATAGCGGATGGGCCGGTGCCGTTCCGCTATCCGGCCGGGGATTATCAGACCGAACTGCTAGGCTTAGGGAGTAAATAA
- a CDS encoding calcium/sodium antiporter: protein MFLAIALLIVGLFLLVYGADRLVYGAAVISRSLGVPPLIIGMTIVGIGTSLPELIVSTTAALNGQIDMAVGNVLGSNITNILLILGVAALIHPLAARSEILRRELPLMLAVTVLCGFVLMDGTLSRLDGVLLLAAAAGFILLMLKIARLAQREGSDSLTMEQIAELPQDSSNTVAVLWLVLAFIILPLSSRMVVDNATVIAHYFGLSELVVGLTLIAIGTSLPELATSIAGALKGEDDMAIGNIIGSNIFNTVIVLGVPALLSPGRVDAAAFQRDYWVMLAASVLLSVLCIGRKHRIGHLAGALLLCGFIAYLAVLFFNPFSTFG, encoded by the coding sequence ATGTTTCTCGCGATAGCATTATTAATCGTTGGTTTATTTCTACTGGTGTATGGTGCAGACCGCTTAGTTTATGGTGCTGCCGTGATTTCCCGCTCGCTCGGCGTGCCGCCGTTGATCATCGGCATGACCATCGTCGGCATCGGCACTTCGCTGCCGGAGCTGATCGTGTCCACCACCGCCGCGCTGAATGGGCAAATAGATATGGCCGTTGGGAACGTATTAGGTTCCAACATCACCAACATTTTATTGATCCTGGGCGTCGCGGCGCTGATTCACCCGCTGGCTGCGCGCTCCGAGATATTGCGGCGCGAACTGCCGCTGATGTTAGCGGTCACAGTATTGTGCGGTTTCGTGCTGATGGACGGCACCCTGAGCAGGCTGGATGGCGTGCTGCTGCTGGCCGCCGCCGCCGGTTTCATTCTGCTGATGCTGAAAATCGCCCGGCTGGCGCAGCGCGAGGGCAGCGACAGCCTGACGATGGAGCAGATCGCCGAGCTGCCGCAGGACAGCAGCAACACCGTGGCGGTGCTGTGGCTGGTGCTGGCGTTTATCATTTTGCCGCTCTCTTCCAGAATGGTGGTCGATAACGCGACGGTGATCGCGCACTATTTCGGCCTGAGCGAACTGGTGGTCGGTTTGACCCTCATCGCCATCGGTACCAGCCTGCCCGAACTGGCCACGTCTATCGCCGGGGCGCTGAAGGGCGAAGATGATATGGCGATTGGTAATATCATCGGCTCCAATATTTTCAACACGGTGATCGTGCTGGGCGTACCCGCCCTGCTGTCGCCGGGCCGCGTGGACGCCGCCGCCTTCCAGCGCGATTACTGGGTGATGCTGGCAGCCAGCGTGCTGCTGAGCGTGCTGTGCATCGGCCGCAAGCATCGCATCGGCCACCTGGCGGGCGCTCTGTTATTATGTGGTTTTATTGCGTATCTTGCGGTGCTGTTCTTTAACCCTTTCAGTACTTTCGGCTAA
- the kdsD gene encoding arabinose-5-phosphate isomerase KdsD — translation MSNIELQPGFDFQQAGKEVLQIEREGLAQLDSYINADFTRACETIAACGGKVVVMGMGKSGHIGCKIAATFASTGTPSFFVHPAEASHGDLGMVTPQDIVLAISNSGESSEILALIPVLKRQQITLICMTNNPESSMGKAADIHLCIKVPQEACPLGLAPTTSTTATLVMGDALAVALLKARGFTPEDFALSHPGGALGRKLLLRVSDIMHSGDEMPHVSADASLRDALLEITRKNLGLTVICDDLMKIAGIFTDGDLRRVFDMGINLHEAKIADVMTPGGVRVRPNILAVDALNLMQQRHITALLVADGDQLLGVVHMHDMLRAGVV, via the coding sequence ATGTCGAACATTGAGTTGCAACCGGGCTTCGATTTTCAACAAGCCGGCAAAGAAGTGCTTCAGATAGAGCGCGAAGGGCTGGCTCAGCTCGACAGCTATATCAACGCAGACTTCACCCGCGCCTGCGAAACGATCGCCGCCTGCGGCGGTAAAGTGGTGGTGATGGGGATGGGCAAATCCGGCCATATCGGCTGCAAGATCGCCGCGACCTTCGCCAGCACCGGCACCCCCTCATTCTTCGTTCACCCGGCGGAAGCCAGCCATGGCGACTTGGGCATGGTCACCCCGCAGGACATCGTGCTCGCCATCTCCAACTCCGGCGAGTCCAGCGAGATCCTGGCGCTGATCCCGGTGTTGAAACGCCAACAGATCACCCTCATCTGCATGACCAACAATCCGGAAAGTTCGATGGGCAAGGCGGCGGATATCCACCTGTGCATCAAGGTGCCGCAGGAGGCCTGCCCGCTGGGGCTGGCGCCGACCACCAGCACCACCGCCACGCTGGTGATGGGCGATGCGCTGGCCGTCGCGCTGCTGAAAGCGCGCGGTTTCACGCCGGAAGATTTCGCGCTGTCGCATCCGGGCGGCGCACTCGGCCGCAAACTGCTGCTGCGAGTTAGCGATATCATGCACAGCGGCGACGAAATGCCCCACGTCAGCGCCGACGCCTCGTTGCGCGACGCGCTGCTGGAAATCACCCGCAAAAATCTGGGCCTGACGGTGATCTGCGACGACCTGATGAAAATCGCCGGCATCTTCACCGACGGTGACCTTCGCCGGGTGTTCGACATGGGCATCAACCTGCACGAGGCGAAAATCGCCGATGTCATGACGCCGGGCGGCGTGCGAGTACGCCCCAATATCCTGGCGGTCGATGCATTGAACCTGATGCAACAACGCCACATCACCGCGCTACTGGTTGCCGATGGCGACCAACTGCTGGGTGTGGTACATATGCATGACATGCTGCGCGCCGGCGTCGTTTAA
- the kdsC gene encoding 3-deoxy-manno-octulosonate-8-phosphatase KdsC, which translates to MGMVETCYGLVEQEVMARAGNIRLLICDVDGVLSDGLIFMGNNGEELKAFNVRDGYGIRCLKTSDIEVAIITGRSAKLLEDRAQTLGITHLYQGQSDKLLAFRELLDKLSLTADQVAYIGDDLIDWPVMAQVGLAVAVADAHPLLTPRAHYVTRIAGGRGAVRELCDIILLAQNKLEDAKGLSI; encoded by the coding sequence ATGGGTATGGTAGAAACCTGCTACGGGCTGGTAGAACAAGAGGTTATGGCGCGTGCCGGGAACATCCGCCTGTTGATTTGCGACGTTGACGGCGTGCTGTCGGACGGCCTGATCTTCATGGGCAACAACGGTGAAGAACTTAAGGCGTTCAACGTGCGCGACGGTTACGGCATCCGCTGTTTGAAAACCTCGGACATCGAGGTGGCGATCATCACCGGCCGCTCCGCCAAGTTGCTGGAAGACCGCGCGCAGACGCTCGGCATCACCCATCTGTATCAGGGGCAATCCGATAAGCTTTTGGCCTTCCGCGAACTGTTGGATAAACTGTCGTTAACGGCGGATCAGGTCGCCTACATCGGCGATGACCTGATCGACTGGCCGGTGATGGCGCAGGTCGGCCTGGCGGTCGCGGTCGCGGACGCACATCCGCTGCTGACACCGCGCGCCCACTATGTCACCCGCATTGCCGGCGGCCGCGGTGCGGTGCGCGAACTGTGCGACATCATTCTTTTGGCTCAAAATAAGCTGGAGGACGCCAAAGGGCTGTCGATATGA
- the lptC gene encoding LPS export ABC transporter periplasmic protein LptC, producing the protein MSKTKLWITILLTVIVLALIGWNMTDFSDDTAPGPVNDQDPTYQSQHTVTVVYNPAGKLNYKLVAEDAKYYTAGELSWFTQPVMTLFDENAVATWSVRADRAKLTKDRMLYLYGHVEVNSLTTTSQLEKIKTDNAQVNLVTQDVTSDDEVTLYGTNFTSNGMKMRGNLRTKTAELIDKVKTNYEIQNQKPTP; encoded by the coding sequence ATGAGTAAAACCAAACTGTGGATCACCATTCTGTTGACGGTGATCGTTCTGGCGTTGATCGGCTGGAACATGACGGACTTCAGCGACGACACGGCCCCTGGCCCGGTCAACGATCAAGATCCGACTTACCAGAGCCAGCACACGGTCACCGTGGTGTACAACCCGGCGGGCAAGCTGAATTACAAGCTGGTGGCGGAAGACGCGAAGTATTACACCGCCGGCGAGCTGAGCTGGTTCACCCAGCCGGTAATGACGCTGTTCGATGAGAATGCGGTGGCCACCTGGTCAGTTCGCGCCGATCGCGCCAAACTGACTAAAGACCGGATGCTGTATCTGTATGGTCACGTCGAGGTAAACAGCCTGACCACCACCTCGCAGCTGGAAAAAATTAAGACGGACAACGCTCAGGTAAACCTGGTCACCCAGGACGTCACCTCCGATGACGAAGTCACGCTTTACGGGACCAATTTTACCTCTAACGGCATGAAAATGCGTGGGAACCTGCGGACCAAAACCGCTGAGCTGATTGATAAGGTTAAGACCAACTATGAAATCCAGAACCAAAAACCAACTCCGTAA
- the lptA gene encoding lipopolysaccharide ABC transporter substrate-binding protein LptA, with protein MKSRTKNQLRNLLLGSLVLAASAPALALKSDSSQPVSIDSLKQSLDMQSNVSTFTDNVVIKQGTIDIRADKVVVTRPGGDQNKTYIEAFGNPVTFYQMQDSGKPVKGHAQKVRYDVATQLVTLTGNAYLEQLDSNVKGDRITYLVQQQQMQAFSDKGKRVTTVLVPSQLQDKNGQKKSN; from the coding sequence ATGAAATCCAGAACCAAAAACCAACTCCGTAACCTGTTGCTCGGCAGCTTAGTTTTGGCCGCCAGCGCCCCCGCCCTGGCGCTGAAATCCGACTCCAGCCAGCCGGTCAGCATCGACTCGCTCAAACAGTCGTTGGACATGCAAAGCAACGTCAGTACCTTTACCGATAACGTGGTGATCAAACAGGGCACCATCGATATCCGCGCCGACAAGGTGGTCGTCACCCGCCCGGGCGGAGATCAGAATAAAACCTATATTGAAGCGTTCGGCAACCCGGTAACCTTCTACCAGATGCAGGACAGCGGCAAACCGGTCAAAGGCCACGCGCAGAAAGTGCGTTACGACGTGGCGACCCAGCTGGTGACCCTGACGGGCAACGCCTATCTGGAGCAGCTCGACAGCAACGTGAAAGGCGATCGCATCACCTATCTGGTGCAACAGCAGCAAATGCAGGCGTTCAGCGATAAAGGCAAACGCGTGACAACGGTTCTGGTACCGTCGCAGTTGCAAGACAAAAACGGGCAAAAAAAGAGTAATTAA
- the lptB gene encoding LPS export ABC transporter ATP-binding protein: protein MATLIAENLAKAYKGRKVVEDVSLKVKSGEIVGLLGPNGAGKTTTFYMVVGIVPRDAGRIVIDEEDISLLPLHARARRGIGYLPQEASIFRRLSVYDNLMAVLEIRPDLTSEQREDRAKELMEEFHISHLRDSLGQALSGGERRRVEIARALAANPKFILLDEPFAGVDPISVIDIKKIIEHLRDSGLGVLITDHNVRETLDVCERAYIVSQGKLIAHGTPDAILADEQVKRVYLGEEFRL from the coding sequence ATGGCAACACTCATCGCAGAAAACCTGGCGAAAGCCTACAAGGGCCGTAAAGTTGTCGAAGACGTCAGCCTGAAAGTGAAATCCGGCGAGATCGTCGGCCTGCTCGGGCCGAACGGCGCCGGTAAAACCACCACCTTCTACATGGTGGTCGGCATCGTGCCGCGCGACGCCGGGCGCATCGTGATCGACGAAGAAGACATCAGCCTGCTGCCGCTGCACGCCCGCGCGCGCCGCGGCATCGGTTACTTGCCGCAGGAAGCGTCGATCTTCCGCCGCCTGAGCGTGTACGACAACCTGATGGCGGTACTGGAGATTCGCCCCGACCTCACCAGCGAACAGCGCGAAGACCGCGCCAAAGAGCTGATGGAAGAGTTTCACATCTCCCATCTGCGCGACAGCCTCGGCCAGGCACTGTCCGGCGGTGAACGCCGCCGCGTCGAAATCGCCCGCGCGCTGGCGGCCAACCCGAAATTCATTCTGCTGGACGAACCCTTCGCCGGGGTGGATCCGATTTCCGTTATCGACATCAAAAAAATCATCGAGCACCTGCGTGACAGCGGCCTGGGCGTGCTGATCACCGACCATAACGTGCGCGAGACGCTGGACGTGTGTGAACGCGCCTACATCGTCAGCCAGGGCAAACTGATTGCCCATGGCACGCCGGATGCTATTCTGGCCGACGAGCAGGTAAAACGCGTTTATCTGGGCGAAGAATTCCGCCTCTGA
- the rpoN gene encoding RNA polymerase factor sigma-54: MKQGLQLRLSQQLAMTPQLQQAIRLLQLSTLELQQEIQLALESNPLLEQTDLHDEIDAKETQETEGLDTREALEQKDMPEELPLDATWDEIYTAGTPSGTGTDYSDDELPIYQGETTQTLQDYLMWQVDLTPFSDTDAAIATSIVDAVDDTGYLTVPLEDILESLGDENVTLEEVEAVLKRVQRFDPIGVAARDLRDCLLVQLSQYAKDTPYLAEARLIISDHLDLLANHDFRSLMRSTRLKEDTLKEAMLLIQSLDPRPGQSINTGESEYVIPDVLVRKTQNTWTVELNSDSVPRLKINQQYAALGNSARSEADGQFIRSNLQEAKWLIKSLESRNETLLKVTRCIVSQQQAFFEQGEEFMKPMVLADIAQAVEMHESTISRVTTQKFLHSPRGIFELKYFFSSHVNTDSGGEASSTAIRALVKKLIAAENPAKPLSDSKLATLLADQGIIVARRTVAKYRESLSIPPSNQRKQLV; this comes from the coding sequence ATGAAGCAAGGTTTGCAACTCAGGCTCAGCCAACAGCTGGCCATGACTCCTCAGCTCCAGCAGGCGATCCGCCTGCTGCAGTTGTCCACGCTTGAGCTTCAGCAAGAGATCCAGCTAGCGCTGGAGAGCAATCCGCTGCTTGAACAGACCGATCTGCACGACGAAATCGACGCTAAAGAAACCCAGGAGACCGAAGGGCTCGATACCCGCGAGGCGCTGGAACAGAAAGACATGCCGGAAGAGCTGCCGCTGGACGCCACCTGGGACGAGATCTACACCGCCGGTACGCCGTCCGGCACCGGCACCGACTACAGCGACGACGAGCTGCCGATCTATCAGGGCGAGACCACCCAAACGCTGCAGGATTACCTGATGTGGCAGGTGGATCTGACCCCGTTCTCCGATACCGACGCCGCCATCGCCACCTCCATCGTCGACGCCGTGGACGATACCGGCTATCTCACCGTGCCGCTGGAAGACATTCTGGAAAGCCTGGGTGACGAAAACGTGACCCTCGAAGAAGTCGAGGCGGTATTGAAGCGCGTGCAGCGTTTCGATCCGATCGGCGTCGCCGCGCGCGATCTGCGCGATTGCCTGCTGGTGCAGCTCTCTCAATACGCCAAAGACACACCTTATCTGGCCGAAGCCCGGCTGATCATCAGCGACCATCTGGATCTGTTGGCCAACCACGACTTTCGCAGCCTGATGCGATCAACCCGGCTAAAAGAAGATACACTGAAAGAAGCGATGCTGCTGATTCAGTCGCTCGATCCGCGTCCGGGGCAATCGATCAATACCGGTGAATCGGAATACGTGATTCCGGACGTGCTGGTGCGCAAGACGCAGAACACGTGGACGGTCGAGCTCAACAGCGACAGCGTGCCGCGCTTGAAGATCAATCAGCAGTACGCCGCGCTGGGCAACAGCGCCCGCAGCGAAGCCGACGGCCAGTTCATCCGCAGCAACCTGCAGGAAGCCAAGTGGCTGATTAAAAGCCTGGAAAGCCGCAACGAGACCCTGCTGAAGGTTACCCGCTGCATCGTCAGCCAGCAGCAGGCGTTCTTCGAGCAAGGCGAAGAATTTATGAAACCCATGGTGCTGGCGGATATCGCCCAGGCCGTGGAGATGCATGAATCGACGATCTCGCGCGTCACCACGCAGAAGTTTCTGCACAGCCCGCGCGGCATTTTCGAATTGAAATATTTCTTCTCCAGCCACGTGAATACCGACAGCGGCGGCGAAGCCTCCTCAACGGCGATCCGCGCGTTGGTGAAGAAATTGATTGCGGCGGAAAACCCCGCCAAACCACTCAGCGACAGCAAGCTGGCCACCCTGCTCGCCGATCAGGGGATCATCGTGGCGCGGCGCACCGTCGCCAAGTACCGAGAGTCTTTGTCCATCCCGCCGTCGAACCAGCGTAAACAGTTGGTTTGA
- the hpf gene encoding ribosome hibernation promoting factor, producing the protein MQLNITGHHIEITDPLREFVNNKFAKLEQYFDRINQVYVVLSVEKVQQIAEATVHVNGGELHATSEDENMYAAIDTLIDKLARQLNKHKDKLKQH; encoded by the coding sequence ATGCAGCTCAACATTACCGGACACCACATCGAAATCACCGATCCGTTGCGCGAGTTCGTGAACAACAAGTTCGCCAAACTCGAACAGTATTTTGATCGCATCAATCAGGTGTATGTTGTATTAAGTGTGGAAAAAGTGCAGCAAATTGCGGAAGCAACGGTGCACGTGAATGGAGGCGAGTTGCACGCCACCTCGGAAGACGAGAATATGTATGCCGCAATTGATACGCTGATCGACAAATTGGCACGTCAATTGAACAAACATAAAGACAAATTGAAGCAACACTGA
- the ptsN gene encoding PTS IIA-like nitrogen regulatory protein PtsN gives MNNEYMQLSSVLNIECTKSSVHCTSKKRALEIISELAAKQLNLPSQVVFDAVLTRERMGSTGIGNGIAIPHGKLEEDTLRAVGVFIRLDQPIAFDAIDNQPVDLLFALLVPADQCKTHLHTLSLVAKRLADKTVCRRLRAAQSDEELYQIITE, from the coding sequence ATGAACAACGAATATATGCAATTAAGCTCGGTGTTAAACATCGAGTGCACCAAAAGCTCGGTACACTGCACCAGCAAGAAGCGGGCTTTGGAAATTATCAGCGAACTGGCCGCCAAACAGCTCAATCTGCCTTCGCAGGTGGTGTTTGACGCGGTTCTCACCCGGGAGCGCATGGGCAGCACCGGTATCGGCAACGGTATCGCCATTCCCCACGGCAAACTGGAAGAGGACACACTGCGGGCCGTTGGCGTGTTTATCCGTCTCGACCAACCCATCGCTTTCGACGCTATCGACAACCAGCCGGTCGACCTGCTGTTCGCGCTGCTGGTGCCTGCCGATCAGTGCAAAACCCATTTGCATACCCTGTCGCTGGTCGCCAAACGCCTGGCCGACAAAACCGTATGCCGCCGCCTGCGCGCCGCGCAGAGCGACGAAGAACTTTATCAAATCATCACCGAGTGA